A stretch of the Osmerus mordax isolate fOsmMor3 chromosome 12, fOsmMor3.pri, whole genome shotgun sequence genome encodes the following:
- the cd40lg gene encoding CD40 ligand, translated as MINTYQTSLPPPPVPPRLGRHQIASAPVLSLKSGPSKPVFRFVIGIVVLHLILSFGGFVYLYHSGNQWQDTIKLMYQDEQNLQRLVQECKQNVQSQPGCRQILNEYNSVTKDSAGQGKVESLSGKSSYYGTMARMNAIKATDTSTSKYLLWDTAHSKKNNVQNNFDKDRLILKQSGDYFVFSRVTFSSYGPKSVLANFVKVWENGDKKTEKTLMKAYCSLVTRPGMCTASQAEVVSLNKGDQLGVWVEDPNLVDYEEDATIFGLYKL; from the exons ATGATCAACACCTACCAGacctccctacctccacccccagtccccccgcgGCTAGGTAGACATCAGatagcctcagccccagtcctGAGCCTGAAATCAGGGCCCAGCAAGCCAGTTTTCAGGTTCGTGATTGGGATAGTTGTGCTGCACTTGATCCTGTCCTTTGGTGGATTTGTCTACCTATACCATTCTGGAAACCAG TGGCAGGACACAATCAAGCTTATGTACCAGGATGAGCAGAACCTGCAGAGACTAGTACAGGAGTGTAAGCAGAACGTCCAGTCACAGCCAGGCTGCAGACAGATATTGAATGAGTACAACAGCGTGACAAAG GATTCCGCAGGTCAAGGAAAAG TGGAGTCTCTCTCTGGGAAAAGCTCCTATTATGGCACCATGGCACGCATGAATGCCATAAAAGCCACTGACACCTCAACAT CCAAATATCTGCTGTGGGACACTGCACACTCTAAGAAGAATAACGTCCAGAATAACTTTGACAAGGACAGACTGATATTGAAGCAGTCTGGAGACTACTTTGTGTTTTCCCGTGTCACCTTCTCCAGTTATGGACCTAAGAGTGTGCTGGCCAACTTTGTGAAAGTATGGGAGAACGGAGACAAGAAAACAGAGAAGACCCTGATGAAGGCCTACTGCAGCCTGGTGACCAGGCCGGGGATGTGCACAGCCTCGCAGGCCGAGGTGGTGAGTCTGAATAAGGGAGACCAGCTCGGTGTGTGGGTAGAGGATCCTAACCTGGTGGACTATGAAGAGGACGCCACGATCTTTGGATTATATAAACTGTAG